The nucleotide sequence TAATTGTTGGATTTGTGTTTCATAATCGTCCTTATCAGCTTGAGGGTAAGTTTGTGTTGGGTTAGCATCTTGTCTAGCCAACTGTTGAGTCAATAAAGCAATGGTTTGAGCTTGATTATGTAGAGTTTCTTGAATCATGGGGTCAAGGCCAAAAATAACCCGTGGTTGGGATTTCATCGAATCATCATGATCATTAGTTTGTTCAGTGGGTGGTGTCTCTCGAAGAGAGCGTAATTGTTTAGTTGTCCATCTAAGAAGACCATGAATAATTTGTGATGGTTCTCCAGTCAGGTTAAGCTGTTGACCAATTTTGAGTAACCGGTTTGTGTCATCATCAGAAATTAAAGAAGGTTCCGACTCTTCTGTAACTGTATAATCCCTAGTAGTTTGTCGATAAAAATCAATCAGTGCATCAAGATTATCAAAAGGAAGATGAGCGCGAATCGCTTGAGTGACATAAGGTTGACAATGGTTATCAATATAACTAGGGGTTTGGTAACGTAAATCTTGAACGTCAAGATGCTGTCTAAGCTTTTGTACAGACTCAACGACAAAAGAAGCATCAATCAAGGTTTTAAGGGTTGATTTAGCCCCTAAACCTGTTGGGGAAAAAGTAACAGTAAAAGGATCATGACTAGCTTCAAAAGTTCCTGACTTAATCAACTCACCTGGAGAACGACCTGTAACTGCCATTAACGCAGCAATTAAAACTGTATAACTATCACTACTCAACATTTGGGATAAAGCTAGATTAAGTGATCGCTTTAATTCATCATCAAACTCTGAATCAATGAAATCGAATGACGGTACTTCTTTTATCTCTGTTTCAGGTTGAGGGTCTTGAGATTGATTCAAAGGTTCTGGTTGGGTTATTATTGCTTTATCTGTATAATATCGTTGGTCAGTTAAAGGAAACTCAGCTAATTTGACCCCTTTATTCCCCAGTCGGTTGCCTTCTGTGTCCACTAAATAATAATGGAAATAATGGGGAGTAGCAGGGCTGTTAGGAGCCACCTGTTCATCAAGGACGTGACCTAAATAATTCTGAAGAAAACGGTGTTCATGACGGAATTCAGGACAGAAAAAGTGGACAGCGATCGCCCCATAAACACCCCTTAAACGATGGATAGAAACATAATTCTTACCAGGAATGACAGGAACTATCTCCGTCTCTTGAAAGAGTTTTTGAACCATTCGATTAACTTGTACATTAAAACCCTTAACCTCATTACTTTGGCTACTAAAGTTTTGAAGCTTAGCCACAGCAGGAAGTTTGCGAAACTGTATAATAGCTTGAATAACCTGAGTAGCAGGAAGGATGGTCAAAATATCGAAGTTAGTGGGTTCCCCTTCTTTCTTTTTCTGCTGTCCTTCAAAGTGGAGTAAATAAGGATGGTTAGTAAGGGTAAAATTCCCTTTAGTTAAGACTTCCGTGTGTCGTCGTCCGGTAGCACCAGCAATAGCGATCGCTAATTTATACTCTAACCGATCTTTATTTTTTGTCTGTATTAATTTCTGAATCTGCTCTAAGTACCGATGAAGTGGTACAGGTTGTAAATTATCCTGACGTTCGTTATTAATTGAAGTGGTTTGATTTCTGAGGGCTTTATAAGTTTGTGGGTCATACTTAAGATAGGTTAAGGCATAGTGTTCATGAGCTTCTGCCTGTTCCCCTGTATTATGTTTATGATAAGTGTAACGATGAGAATTGTGATCGGTCAAAGGTAGATCCCCATCATTGATGGCTTGTTCAATAGCATGACGGTACTTAGCCAAGATATCAGAACCAATGGTACTCTTGGGATATCCTTCTTCTAATAAAGCGATTTCAGCCTCACATAAAGCCTGTATGTCAGCTTCATTATCAATGGCCTTAAGGCTTTCAATGAACCAATTGATGAGGGTTTGCCTTTCATGAGAAGTTAGTTTAGTTCGTTTACAGGCCTGAATGCGATCACGGTAATCAACGAGGATTTCTTGACGAAGCGAAGTTAAATCCTCTCGTTGACAAAAATGAATTAAGCTCTGAGTCTGCTGTAGAGATGTCATGAGACTGTTGAGTTGATAAAAAGATTGAACTGATCTGTTATTATTTTATCTGTATAATAAATAAAAGTCAAGGTTGTATTCCCAGTCCACACCAAGCAGTATAAGCAACAGCAATGGCATCAACCTCCTGATTCAAAAGGATACTCTGCAAATCAAACAACTCCTCAACAATAGCACTCAAGTCTTCTCGTTCGGCTTTGGGATGATCAAGATTACTTTTCCAGGTTGCAGGATAAATCATTGTAGGTAAGCAACCATGACGATAAGCCACTAAATTAACCACACCTAACACTTGCAGTAACTTAGTTGTTGAGGGGTATTCAGCCTTGATAAAGGGCTGTTCGATGGCAATATGGTTAGGTTGATATTCAACTAGGATTTCCCGTAAATCCGTCTCGATTTCCCCTAGTCGGTAGGGTAGAGGATCATGGGAATCAGTTTCAATCAAACCAAAATCAACCATGTTGGGTTCTTCTGTAGGTTCTCCTTCAATGACAGCCCATCCTAAATTAGAGATGCTAGGTTTGATCCCAAGCCATCGAGGAATCTGGGTGTTATGGTTAGGATTATAGTCTAAACTACGAGCATAGGTGGTTATTTCTTCGATAAAACATTCAGGAACTCGAATGGGTTTAGTCGGTAAATGATTCCAATTCGGTTTTTGTCGAATCAGGTTTTTATATCGGGCGTTCTGGATAGCCATGTTAGGAGTGTACACTCGAATAGAGATAAACTTAACTAAATTAATAAAATTCTTATTTTATCATTCCATGACTAAATGAATTATTGATAGAAGGATATAGAAAAAACTCATAATTTAGGTCTATTGTTGATTAATATTAATGAGTAGATATTTTTCAGAAAAAAGAAAAACAGAGCAAAAAATACTATATCTAGCTAATCTTGAATCTAGGTAAGATTAAGAAATTATTAACAGTTTTCTGAGAAAAATATTAAAGGTTTTAACAATTTAGTTAATTCGTTAAGAAATGTTGCGATTGCTGTTGAGGGGTTGCTAGGCTGTGAATGAACCAAGATTGATAAGTATTTTTACTTGTCGGAGGCTCCATTATGACTACTGATTTTTTACCGGTTGTTTTAGTTTTAGTTGTTGGCTGGTTATTAGCTGCCACATTAGGGACTTGGGCTTAAACAGAAGGGGCTAAAAAAGCAGGATGTCTTCTGAGTAATGGAGTAGTAACCATTGCCTTAACAGGAGTATGGAATGGGCAAACAGGGAAAGGGAGTAACCTTAAAGGCAGTCTCAAGAAATTTATCGTACCGGGCCGTCCCATCTATTTAGCCTTCGATGCTGATGTAGTGGTCAAAGAATCAGTAGAAAAGGCTTTAATCCAGTTTGGACGGTTATGTAAGAAAGCCAAAGCCGAAGTGTTAATCATGCAGTGGGATTTAACCCTTGGGAAAGGTATAGATGATGTGGTAGTCAACCAAGGGACAGAAGCCTTAGAGAAAATTATTAATCAAGCCATAAGCTATGGAAATTGGTTAAAAGAGCTAAATACCAGCAATGAAAATTCAAAAACAAAACAAACTCAAAAATATCAACAAATACCAAAAGCGGATGTAATCGGAATGCAAATCACAGAGAACCACAGAGATCGATTAATCTACTGCGATGAACTATCATCCTGGTTAGCCTACGAAATCGATGGGGAAACAGGGATTTGGGAGATGATCTCCAAAGATATCATGCTCTCAATCATAGATAGGATAGTAGAATCCCAAGGGATAAGAGGTTACGGTTCCTCATCTTACATTGAGAACATAGAGAAAAAGATGAGACGGCTGTTAGTGTGCAAACATTGGGAAGAGAAAAACGAGAAACATTTACCCTTTGAAAATGGGGTATTAGACCTAGAAACCTCAAAATTCCATCAACACGCCCCAGGATTTAGGTTAACCTCAAAATTACCTCGACAATATAATCCTCTCGCCACCTCTTGGTCAAAGACAGACCAATGGCTTACCGAAGTGGTCAAGGGGGATGAGAAAGCCAAAGAACTTTTACTGTGTTACATGGCCGCCGTACTCAGAGGAAGATATGACCTGCAAGTGTTTTGTTACCTCATTGGGAGTGGGGGTGCCGGAAAATCTACCTTTACAAACCTTCTAACCCAACTGGTAGGAGAACAAAATACTGTCGAACTAGATTTTGACGAATTAGATGATAAACACGAAGTCATTCGATTATTCGGGAAAAGATTACTGATTTTAGCTGATCAAGACAGAGTAGGACGGAAAATAGCCAACTTCAAGAAATTAACAGGAGGCGATCGCTTATCGGGTCGTTACTTATTCAAAAACTCCATGTCATTCCAATTCAAGGGACTGGCCTGTGTCACAAGCAATCCCCCCAATGTCTTTCCAGCTAGTACCGCTAAATGGTTATTAAGGCGTATGAGGTTAGTAGAATTTAACGGACGGTTCCAACCCAATTATCACCTGATGGACGAATTAGAACCGGAACTACCCGGATTAACCAATTATCTTCTCAACCTACCGGAACATCATATAGAAAATATCCTCAAAGGACGTGCCAAAGAACTGACAGCCACGACATGGGAACATCAATGTCGCAGCGATGGGTTAGCATCGTGGATTAATGATTGGTTAATTCAAGATGAGAACGCTTTTTCAATCATTGGTTCCAATGGGAAAGAATGGAACGACTCGGAATATAATGCCTATTCATCCACATTATATGGTTCCTATGTGCTGTACTGTAAGCAAACCGGAAGAACCCCGAAAACCACCCAAAACTTTTCGGCTGACCTCATCGAAGTGACAGAGAGGATATTAGGGTGGCCAGTGAAAAAAAGACGCAAACGGATCGCAGGAAAAATAGTCAGGGGAATAGAAGGAATCAGACTGAGAACCAATGATGACGATGAGCAGTTGCTCGTAGAAGATACTTTGTATAGCTGTGACAATGGTGACAACCAAAAAGAGAATGTGACAACAGAGCGAGACAGGCTAGAATTCCCCATTGACCTAGGTTGTGACAACTTTGACCACTTAATTACTAATGAGCAACAAAATGAATTAGAAAAAAGTTTAGTGGCCTTAAGTGTTGCCCCTCAAAATAACATTGAGAGTAATGGGCAAAAGGTTGTCACAGAAACCGTATCTTCTACAACGCAGGCAGAGAAAGGGTTAGCAGAAAATCAACCAGTTGTCACAGCTAAAAATGGATCAGAGGTGTTGTCACAAGTTGATTATTCAACCTTTCCTCATCTGACCAGTAATGACCTCAGAGCTAAGGAGAAAAGAGCCATATCGATTAAGAAGAGGATGTTAGCTTGTTCTCATCGAAACCATTTAGTTCAATTGAGGGAAAATGCAGGATATTCCCCGAATGAAATTCAATGGGTTTGGAAGCATAGTTTAACTTCATCACAAAAAAAACAGATAGATCAAGCAGCCAATCTGACGCAAAAAGACATCTTTGAATCATTAGATGAGCGATCTGAGTATGATTGGCACGAAATTATCCAAGGGATTGACCTTGAATTAGTGCGACTGGGTTGGACTATTGAACAAGCTCAACAGTACATGAAAGAAAAATATGGTAAACACTCAAGGCAACTCTTAGAAGATCATCAATTACTTAGCTTTTGGCAAGATTTACAACGGATGTCTGTTGAAGTTAAAGAGTAAGTTATTTTGTCTGTATAATAGCGGATTAGATGGTTCGGACATTGACAGCGCAAGGGCCTTTCCTTCCTTGCCCAACTTCATACTCGACTGTTTGCCCTTCTTCTAGGGATTGGCTTTGGACTTCTGAATAATGGACAAAGAGATCCTCTCCTCCATCCTGTTGTGCGATAAACCCATAGCCTTTTTGGGTATCGAACCACTTAACTTGACCTTGTGCCATAAAGCTGTTTAAATCTCATAGGAAGAAAAATTGCGCTCTGAGTTGATGGTGTTAGTCATCCCCCAGTCAGCGTCCAGTCTGATTATATAACTTATGTTCTAACTTGGCACTATAAGTTAGAGAAGTCTGTTCTTGATGATGTTTACCTGAATTAAGGGGATTACTAAGGTTATCTGTATAATAAAGTGAATGTACGACTCAACTTGTAAGTTCATCGCAGCTAATTTTAAAAGGGATGTAGCAACTTGGCTATTAGGAAAGCCAATGGAATTAACAGAACTAAAGCCATCAGAGCTATCATTAGAGCCGATAAGAGCGGACAGTCTCATATTTTTGGAGTCAGAAGACTTGGTACTTCATATTGAGTTTCAAACAGACCCAGATGAGGATATACCGTTTAGAATGCTAGATTATAGGCTAAGAGTACATCGTCGTTATCCCGATAAGGAAATGCACCAAGTAGTGATTTACTTGCGGCCAAACAGGTCATCATTAGTGTATCAAAATGTTTTTGAACTGTCGGGGACAAGACATGAATTTCGGATAATTAGGATGTGGGAAATGCCTTATGAACCATTATTAGAAGCACCTGGATTATTGCCTTTTGCGGTTTTGAGTCTAGAAAGCGATCGAGAAATGGTTTTAGAAAAGTAGCAAGGCAAATCGATGAGATTAGCGACCGCACTAACAAAAGCAATATAGCAGCGTCAACAGCACTTCTGGCTGGTTTATTATTAGATAAGGACACCATAAACAAATTATTGAGGGAAGACATTATGAAAGAATCAGTTATTTATCAAGACATTAAATCTCAAGGAAAAGCAGAAGGAAAAGCAGAAGGGAAGCAGGAAGGAGAAGCAAATTTGATAAAAATACTACTGAACAGTCGTTTTGGTCAAATTGAACCCGATTTAACCGAAATAATTAATCAATTATCTGTTGAACAACTAGAAAGTTTAGGCACTTTATTATTGAATTTTGAAAGTGAATCCGATCTTCGTGACTGGTTGACACAACAAGATTAATTAGATTTTTGATATTTTGTCTGTATAATAAAGTGAATGTACGACTCAACTTGTAAGTTCATCGCAGCTAATTTTAAAAGGGATATAGCAACTTGGCTATTAGGGAAGCCAATGGAATTAACAGAACTAAAGCCATCAGAGCTATCATTAGAGCCGATAAGAGCGGACAGTCTCATATTTTTGGAGTCAGAAGACTTGGTACTTCATATTGAGTTTCAAACAGACCCAGATGAGGATATACCGTTTAGAATGCTAGATTATAGGCTAAGAGTACATCGTCGTTATCCCGATAAGGAAATGCACCAAGTAGTGATTTACTTGCGGCCAAACAGGTCATCATTAGTGTATCAAAATGTTTTTGAACTGTCGGGGACAAGACATGAATTTCGGATAATTAGGATGTGGGAAATGCCTTATGAACCATTATTAGAAGCACCTGGATTATTGCCTTTTGCGGTTTTGAGTCTAGAAAGCGATCGAGAAATGGTTTTAGGGAAAGTAGCAAGGCAAATCGATGAGATTAGCGATCGCACTAGCAAAAGCAATATAGCAGCGTCAACAGCACTTCTAGCTGGTCTATTATTAGATAAGGACACCATAAACAAATTGTTGAGAGAAGACATTATGAAAGAATCAGTTATTTATCAAGATATTAAATCTCAAGGAAAAGCGGAAGGAAAAGAAGAAGGGAGACAAGAAGAAGCAGTTAATCTAATAAAACTTTTACTGAATAGTCGTTTTGGTC is from Crocosphaera subtropica ATCC 51142 and encodes:
- a CDS encoding protelomerase family protein is translated as MTSLQQTQSLIHFCQREDLTSLRQEILVDYRDRIQACKRTKLTSHERQTLINWFIESLKAIDNEADIQALCEAEIALLEEGYPKSTIGSDILAKYRHAIEQAINDGDLPLTDHNSHRYTYHKHNTGEQAEAHEHYALTYLKYDPQTYKALRNQTTSINNERQDNLQPVPLHRYLEQIQKLIQTKNKDRLEYKLAIAIAGATGRRHTEVLTKGNFTLTNHPYLLHFEGQQKKKEGEPTNFDILTILPATQVIQAIIQFRKLPAVAKLQNFSSQSNEVKGFNVQVNRMVQKLFQETEIVPVIPGKNYVSIHRLRGVYGAIAVHFFCPEFRHEHRFLQNYLGHVLDEQVAPNSPATPHYFHYYLVDTEGNRLGNKGVKLAEFPLTDQRYYTDKAIITQPEPLNQSQDPQPETEIKEVPSFDFIDSEFDDELKRSLNLALSQMLSSDSYTVLIAALMAVTGRSPGELIKSGTFEASHDPFTVTFSPTGLGAKSTLKTLIDASFVVESVQKLRQHLDVQDLRYQTPSYIDNHCQPYVTQAIRAHLPFDNLDALIDFYRQTTRDYTVTEESEPSLISDDDTNRLLKIGQQLNLTGEPSQIIHGLLRWTTKQLRSLRETPPTEQTNDHDDSMKSQPRVIFGLDPMIQETLHNQAQTIALLTQQLARQDANPTQTYPQADKDDYETQIQQLQGQITKLQKDNESFSFQVTQLNKQVNDYQQENEKLKEKVSRFEAVKKVFLGEQIELPIDSDTTNSQTPQKTKTKTTSKTTRKKTRRTRGPKGAAKDKAQKVLDAVTQWNQQHPDQTWAINTCLLETSFGIHRQAAVEFQKEHQSEIEQLHSNSNVSNPRTHNRGKDSEQLKAFVLPLIED
- a CDS encoding crossover junction endodeoxyribonuclease RuvC, with product MAIQNARYKNLIRQKPNWNHLPTKPIRVPECFIEEITTYARSLDYNPNHNTQIPRWLGIKPSISNLGWAVIEGEPTEEPNMVDFGLIETDSHDPLPYRLGEIETDLREILVEYQPNHIAIEQPFIKAEYPSTTKLLQVLGVVNLVAYRHGCLPTMIYPATWKSNLDHPKAEREDLSAIVEELFDLQSILLNQEVDAIAVAYTAWCGLGIQP
- a CDS encoding DNA primase family protein, with amino-acid sequence MQITENHRDRLIYCDELSSWLAYEIDGETGIWEMISKDIMLSIIDRIVESQGIRGYGSSSYIENIEKKMRRLLVCKHWEEKNEKHLPFENGVLDLETSKFHQHAPGFRLTSKLPRQYNPLATSWSKTDQWLTEVVKGDEKAKELLLCYMAAVLRGRYDLQVFCYLIGSGGAGKSTFTNLLTQLVGEQNTVELDFDELDDKHEVIRLFGKRLLILADQDRVGRKIANFKKLTGGDRLSGRYLFKNSMSFQFKGLACVTSNPPNVFPASTAKWLLRRMRLVEFNGRFQPNYHLMDELEPELPGLTNYLLNLPEHHIENILKGRAKELTATTWEHQCRSDGLASWINDWLIQDENAFSIIGSNGKEWNDSEYNAYSSTLYGSYVLYCKQTGRTPKTTQNFSADLIEVTERILGWPVKKRRKRIAGKIVRGIEGIRLRTNDDDEQLLVEDTLYSCDNGDNQKENVTTERDRLEFPIDLGCDNFDHLITNEQQNELEKSLVALSVAPQNNIESNGQKVVTETVSSTTQAEKGLAENQPVVTAKNGSEVLSQVDYSTFPHLTSNDLRAKEKRAISIKKRMLACSHRNHLVQLRENAGYSPNEIQWVWKHSLTSSQKKQIDQAANLTQKDIFESLDERSEYDWHEIIQGIDLELVRLGWTIEQAQQYMKEKYGKHSRQLLEDHQLLSFWQDLQRMSVEVKE
- a CDS encoding cold-shock protein, which encodes MAQGQVKWFDTQKGYGFIAQQDGGEDLFVHYSEVQSQSLEEGQTVEYEVGQGRKGPCAVNVRTI
- a CDS encoding Rpn family recombination-promoting nuclease/putative transposase, producing MYDSTCKFIAANFKRDIATWLLGKPMELTELKPSELSLEPIRADSLIFLESEDLVLHIEFQTDPDEDIPFRMLDYRLRVHRRYPDKEMHQVVIYLRPNRSSLVYQNVFELSGTRHEFRIIRMWEMPYEPLLEAPGLLPFAVLSLESDREMVLGKVARQIDEISDRTSKSNIAASTALLAGLLLDKDTINKLLREDIMKESVIYQDIKSQGKAEGKEEGRQEEAVNLIKLLLNSRFGQIAPDLTEIINQLSVEQLESLGTSLLGFQSESDLRDWLSQHN